In the Lutra lutra chromosome 12, mLutLut1.2, whole genome shotgun sequence genome, AAGTCTTGGTTCCTGCTTCAGCCATATACCCTTTAGCTACCTGATGGGGTTTTGTGTTTCCAGCTCCAGGGCCCACACCTGGTGTCCAGAACCACTTAGTGGTTCTGGCTGCTGATAAGTGTTGTGGTAGAtcctaagaaagaaaggaagacctGATCCTTTAAGGACAGTGCAACAGAGTAGGTTTGGGAAAAATCAAGGTGTCTCCCAGCCCAACATATTCTCTGTTTGTACCTGTGTATTACTCATCATTGCCCATTAGGCTAATTGCCTGGCAACTCATTCCACCTTCACTCATATATTTTCTCAGATGTTGGGCTTGGTGATCACATTATGATCTTAAATCCTCACTTGGATCTTGGCTTTAGGTCTAACTAAAGAGTCTTTTACTGAGGCTTATGTCCTGGGATATGCACTTGCTTTCTGAATTTGTTGCATTCCTGAGGACCTGTGTGCAAAGTGAACTTTGGAATCCTGTTTCCCGGGTGACTTGGTATCCTTTCCCCCAGAAGTAATTGTGGCCCAAGACAGCTATTTAAGACACCATAAAAACCAAACTACTCTCTTCCAGAAGTGTCTGTTCTGTTGCTGTTCCAAAATTCCTACAAGAGATGGTTAGCATACAGGGATCTGGGGACAATGATTTTAAATAGTGTCCATTATCACTTCCTCAGAAGTTACTGAAATGATGGAGCAGAGACACTGGATTGAATGCCCTATACTCCCCAAAAAGTCATGGATTATTTTAGCTACACTAATTGACCAGTTTGACTGTGGTTAGTTATCACCTTCTCAGTGGCAAGTGCTTCCAGTCTATTATTCTTTGATCTCTAGATCTTGTTCAGTCTTAAAGAAAGCAGGCATCATTTAAGATAAACTCcggtcagggtgcctggatggcgcagtcagctaagcgtctgcctttggctcaggtcatgaatcccaGGGTCCCGGTCAAATCCCATGTCAGggtccccacttagcagggagtctgcctctctccccctctctccttcctccctgcttgtgctctctctctctcaaataaatagtcttaaaaaaaaaaaaaaaaagacaaactggtCAGTATTTGAAATGAAGGTCTTAGAAGCTCATTCATTGATACCTTTAAAGGtctcccccagcctccagctccTGTTCTTTTAACATCTTTGGCTAGGAAATAAGTAAAAGATCCAAAAGCACATATATTTCCCCTAGAATtgcatgtgtttatttctctCCTAATTTGGAATACCTCAGATACACATCACTTCCCGTGCTTGGAAGCTATTATTTGCCATACGGAGGGTcattctgtgtctttttcttcccAGTGCCTGGACAGCACTTCAGATACTTTTTTCCCTCAGAATCTGGATTTGTGCGTTTTCAAGTTGACAGCTCTGGAATTATCTTTAACAAATGTCCGTATACTTCAAATCTTGTGAATTAAGGGGAGAAAATGACATTTATCTATCTGGTCTTGAAGTCCTTGCACCTGCTTGCAAGCGAGTTCTGTAGTTTCTACTAAAAATTTTTGGTGTAGATCTCTTTAATAGCAACAGTATTAACAGCTAATAATTATTAAGTAGTATGTGTCAGACAGCATGCAGAGCAGTCTACATGGGCCCTCTCAGTCTTTCACAGCAACGCTAAGAAATAGTTCGTTTTGTTATCTCTGTTTTCCAAGTGGAGGAACAAAGGCCCAGCCATTAAGTTAATGAACTTGAGTATGAACGTAGGTAGTAATCGCTGCCTCTTTAGGATGAATCATCTACTTCAGGGTGACTGGCCATTGTAGGGAGCTCGCGAATGGCTTCCTGTCCCTGAGTAAACTGTTCCATTTCTAGGCTCCAGAAAAGGAAGAATTCCTGGCTTGGCAGCATGATCTGGAAGTGAATGATAAAGCCCCTGCGCAGGCTCGGCCAACAGTGTTTCGATGGACTGGGGGCGGAAAGGAAGTTTACTTATCTGGGTCCTTCAACAACTGGAGTAAACTTCCCCTCACAAGAAGGTAACTGCCTGGACAGCATTCACTTACTTGTCTTAATCCAGGGATTCTGTGGTTTCTAAATGGGGAGTAGAAAAGgatgtttttataaaatggacgctgaggggcgcctgggtggctccgtgggttaaagcctctgccttcggctcaggtcatgatctcagggtcctgggttcgagccccgcctcgggctctctgctcagcggggagcctgcttccccctctctctctgcctgcctctctgcctacttgtgatctctctctgacaaataaataaataaaatcttaaaaaataatagtaaaaaaaaatggatgctgaatggaaaataattttgcttaatAATTCACTGGGTTCCCATCTCACACCCAGTTAGTCTCTAGGTTCAGAGcacacttagaagaaaatatttctcagtaACAAGTATTTCCTGGACATCTTTGACTTCAGGTATGCAGCTGTGTGTTTGCTTAGGCAGGACTCCTCCTGCAGAAAGAAATCTATTCCCCGTGCAGTGGAGagagagccctgggctgggaaTCTTCAAGACCAGGATTTGAGTCCGCATTGGCTGGGCTAACCTCTTGGTGACACCTGAGTCCCAGTGTTTCTATCTGTAAGAAGGGAATTTTGGACAGATCATCTCTGAGGTTCCTTCTGACTTTGCCTCTCTGTGTATTACTTTTGTTTGGAAGGTACCTGTTCTGTAGGTGTCATTAGCAAGACCGTAGTAAAACGTGTGATCAGGAATCCTAGCATGGACTTCCTTCTCAAGCTGTCCCTGAGAAAGCATCTTCACTAGTGAGTGTTCTTGatgaaacagagggagagattgTCCCCTGCTGGGTCAGGCCTGAATCTTGTCCCAGACCACGTGCTTTCCCAGGGCTGATGTCAGAATAGCAGGGAAACAGCATAGTTACAAGTCCTTTTAAGTCTGAGGAACAAAACCGAGAGCTTTCCTGGAATCTTGTCTTAGTAGGGAAGCAGGTTTCTTTAGAGACCTATCTGGATCCTTTGGAATGAGTCCCATCTCCTGCCCAAGGCAGATCGACAAAGACTAAAACTTCAGTTTTACCTGGAGCTGCTGTCCTCCTCAGCAAGAGGTGTTTTGCATGCAAGCTGAAAAGACACGTGCCCGATTATGGGTCTTTTGATGGTGGGAAGGCGGGTTATTCCTGTACTTAGCAACGTGAGTCCTCCAGGAAACCCCTTGCATTGCTGCTTCCTTACAGCTTTTctagattgggatcattctcctGACTTGTCACAAGTGGTTAAAAGAATTTATTCCTCCGCagctggactcttggtttcacagGGAAAGATCGGGTTTTGTTTGATGGCAGATTTTATCGGTAAACTTAGAAGGGCAGCTCACCCAACTAAAATCCCGTTTCCTTTTTCATTGCAGCCACAATAACTTCGTAGCCATCCTGGACCTGCCTGAAGGAGAGCATCAGTACAAGTTCTTTGTGGATGGTCAGTGGACACACGACCCTTCTGAGGTACTCTTCCACCCGCCCTTGGTCCTCTGCCCGCCTGCACAATCCAACCAGACCACTTTCCCTTATCAATTGGGCCAGGTCCCTTTGTCCCGCCGGTAAAAGTCCCTGTGTGTGTGGCTGAGCTAGATAGCAGTGCCGGTTGTCAGATGTACGGGCAGACTTGACGGAGAGGAGCAGATTGGCTAGCCCGGAGATGAGACCTTCCAGCCAGGAAGTCTAAATTTTCTAAAGAATAACTCCAGAGACCTTCCACATTATGAtttctgcctgtctgtctcttcCCAGCCAATAGTAACCAGCCAGCTTGGCACAGTTAACAACATCATTCAAGTGAAGAAAACTGACTTTGAAGTATTTGATGCTTTAATGGTGGATTCCCAAAAGTGCTCCGATGTGTCTGGTATGAACACAGTTATTTTATACCACGTGTGTGCAGGTGGGGGCCATGCAGTCCAGaaatcctcttccttctcttgcctcTCACTCTTGAGCTCAAGCTGATGCCCAGTCGGGTGGGTGTCTGTAGCTCCCTCAGGAGCCACAAAAGTAATTCCTAACTCTGTCAGGTCAGGTGGTTGAAATCCAGCCCCAAGGGAGCTGGAAGTCATTTTTTTGGTCATCTTCAGTATTCGGCAGGTTTGCTTAGCTGCAGAGAGCAGACCGTGGAGACAGAGCCAGAGCTTGATCTCGTGCCCGGGGCAGGGCCCATGAGGCCCTGGAGAGTTGTGTTGGCTTGGTGATGAGCTAGCCCAGGGAAAGCCTGCCGGCTCCCTCCCACTCCCGACCCGCTCGGGGTGCCCGCCTAAAGAGCTGCAGCCTGACAGGTGATAATCGGACACCTCCGTGACTTCATGGGGTGTATTAGCACCTTCTCAGAATCCCTCTGGGGGAGACGGAGGCTCATCACAGGGAACAGGCTAACTGTGTGACCTGCTCAGTACCAGCCTCATACAACTTTACCATCTCCCAAGAGTCAGCCAGTCATCGAGCTTTCAGTAAATTGCTTTCCATCCAAATCCACAGGAAGAAACATAATACGTGGAATTCAGAGGCAGTGGTGTGTTGTAATCTAAAGTGTCCGTGCCAGCTTCACTGCCCCTTCTCGCAGGGGCTTAAATAATTCCTAGACCCCTGTGGGAGGCAGCAAAAAGATTGCCCTGGATTGTACCTGATAATCTAACACGATGGGTTCAGTTCCATTTACAGGATGATTCTTTGTTGTTAcctggctgggcctggggcttCTGCCACCGGGATCTCTTACTCTTTATCAGTTCAGGAAGCACAGCGGTAAATCGACCATGGCGGGCTTGCTGTGGCTGAAAAGCCAGCTTGTCGAGCAGGAATTGGAAATCCAAAAATAGCATTGTCTCTAGCTAGCTAGCTAATCTTTTCGAGCagtcatttattccttttttcaatAGGTGGGAATTAGGGGATGGAGAAAATGCCCAAATATCCCCTTGTTACTGTAACTGTAACATGAGGCCACATACCAAAGCTTTTATTCAAGTTTCTGCAGCATAGACCACCTGGGGAAAGAACACTGCCCCCTCACTGCCAGCAAaccagcatcaggctctgtgtggATGTCGTATTTAGATACTTTCTTAAAATACATCTTTACTCCTAATGACTCAGTTTTCTGCACTTAATGCTTTTCTGTTTCCTACTGTCCCCTGGTTGGGTCGTGTGAAGGGAGCTGTACCCTAGAAAATGACATCAAGGGAACTGGCAGAGCCAGAGTGCATCAGGTTTATTCTGGATGGCCCTGAGGGTCAGGCGACCAGAACCCGCCCCAGGTGTCCTTTGAACAACCTCTCAGTCCCTTCCAGCTGGCCCAGCATTGCTAAGTGAGCTGTCTCTAATCTTATGAAACACTGCCCTTCTAGAAGCTTCTTAACATATCTGTGTAATCGAGACACTCAAGCAAGAGTTTGAGAGGAACCTGAGTGTGGAGTCAGAGGACCTGTAGAGAtcaggttttcaattttttatttttggttttagttttgaaATGTGCCCGTGCCTTGTGTAACCTGTTTCTGCCACCCAGTCTGTGTACACAGGctgctttatcttttttattctgcTGGTGGTGCTCAGACCTTTGGCTTGGCTGCTTAAGCCTCACTTGAAGCCCTGAGCTTCTTTGCGGTATTTGTCAGCCCAGCTCAAGGCAAGAAGCATTATTCTGCAGGGGCGTGGCGGGTTGGGTTTCTGTGAGCGGCCTCCTTGTTAGTCTGACCCGGAATCACAAGCTTCGCCGCCACAACAGTCTGCTGCCAGGGCATCTGAGCTCGCTGCTCAATGTTAACGCCAGTCCCCCAGATTTCAGAAGGGTTTTCTCATTGCCTCTACTCTTCACCCAGGGGGGCTTGTATATTCTTCAAGGGAATTGAAATCTTTATTGAGGGGACAAGGAAAACTAGATGATGCCACAAATTCAACAAGACTGCTTCTAAAACTCATAATTTTCAATGTAAATATCCTGTCATCATGTCCCAACAGAGCTGTCCAGCTCCCCACCAGGACCCTACCATCAGGAGCCCTATGTCTCAAAACCAGAAGAACGGTTTAAAGCCCCACCCATTCTCCCTCCACACCTGCTTCAGGTCATCCTAAACAAGGACACGGGGATTTCTGTGAGTACACAGGTGTCTGCCAGCACCGTCCTCCATGTTCGTGTTCCAAGGCTCCCCTTTCTGACCACCTCTTGGAAAGCAGTTGATAAAAAGGTCTCCGGGTTGCCCATCGGTGTTAACTGCtgggggaccccccccccccccccccgcgctgTGGAAATGGGCTACGAGCAAGATGTTCCCCAAGTGTGGGTGCTGGTTTCCCATCACACAGAGCCTTTCTGAGCTTGTCTTCCTGTGTCTCACTCCTGTCTCGGCCCTACCTCTTGTAAATCATGATGAAATAAAGAGCTGTCCCTTCTCAGTAAGCTACTGAATGGAAATCCTCCTCTGGCCCCACGTTTTAGAATCTAATCGAAATCACCACATCGTTTTCAAAAACATCAGTGCTCCTGGATCAAATTTCGGGAATCTGGGTAACCTACATTTTCCCTGATATTACACATAAAAAGAAGTGTATAATCTCCTGGATCCTGAAGAGCACCCCATTATTACCTTGTTAATTTTCCATTCCGTTAAAGTAGATATGTGCAGCACGGCCCTAATTCCCAAGAATCTGGTTGTTCTTGTGCTTTGTCCAAGCCACCCCCTAAAATTCACATGTTTCTGAGGTGATGAAGTGAGCATGACACTCTCTGGAGGCCATGTACAAGCGGGTACACGTGCACTGCGCTGCAGAGCCGACCCAGGTGTGTGCGCGCAGCCCCCCACAGCAGCCATGGCTCAGTCCCCGGAGACACCACTCTCCCCCCCGCCTCCCCATTatccatttcattctttgtgCTCCTGAATATAGACAGAAGCTTGCAGTCCACTGCTCGGGCATGTTTAGTACAGATTTATCTTGCTGCTTTCTCTAAAAATGCACTCAGTGGACagctctttcttcctgcctccctttctaTAAGAGGACAGAGCCTTGACCCACACTTTAGAGGCCAAGGTAGAGCCTGACCAAGACACACACCAGTGCATCCAGTAGGCATACAGGGAGCTGCCCTTAGTTGAAGCAAGGAGGCATGACCCCCCTGACCTCATCGGTCCTCTTAGATGAGCCTTTCACTGCCCAGCTTAAGCAGAAAGGGGCatgagagcctgcttctttccTTTGGATACCCACTGCTGTGAAATAAAGGGGGAACCTTCTTCATTTCCAAACCCTAAATGCTCACCGTCTGCTTTTGTTACCCCACAGTGTGATCCGGCTTTGCTCCCTGAGCCCAACCACGTCATGTTGAACCACCTTTACGCACTCTCTATCAAGGTAATGACATGTTTGTCGCTGGTAGAGCTGTGTTTCTCGGTGTACTCTGAGGCCCCCTAGCAACAAAATTACCTGGAGTACTTACCTAAGTACTTACCTGGAGTACTTACCAGCCTCTGGGCCCTTATGCAGACCCACAGGCTCCAGTTCTGAAGGCAGAACAGGACTCTCTTTATTAAGTCCCTTTGAAGATTctcgaacacacacacacacactaaagtTTGAGCCCTTGACTTAGTCCTGCCTTTGATAATTTCCACCCTCTTCCTCAGGATGGAGTGATGGTGCTCAGCGCGACCCACCGTTACAAGAAAAAGTATGTCACCACCTTGTTATACAAGCCCATATGAAGAGCTGGGAGCCGGCGGTGGTCCCCAGGGAACAGTGTGCACCCCCAGCCTCCACGCGTGCATGCTTTCCACTAGAGGGAACGGActgtaaatttttcatttcacgCTCTTTACAAGACATTTCATACCCGCCGTAGTCCTGCTTGAAGGTTTGTTCCAGGCGTGGCAGCTCCCACAGCGCCTCTGTATGGACCAGTCCTCTTGGCCCCCAGTGGCTATGAGCCTCAGGGCTCACCGGAGTGGAGAACAGAGTGAGGGGACACAGAAGGTCTGGGGCCCCCACACCACGGTGCATGAGGACAGGTGCAATTCTGAACAGACATCCTCTGAGCTGGTCGTGGAGATGCTTCTTAAGCCAAAAATGAAGCCCAGCCACTTTGCTGGTAAAACCCAGGAAACCGGGACTGAGGCCACACAAAA is a window encoding:
- the PRKAB1 gene encoding 5'-AMP-activated protein kinase subunit beta-1, encoding MGNTSSERAALERHGGHKTPRRDSSGGTKDGDRPKILMDSPEDADLFHSEEIKAPEKEEFLAWQHDLEVNDKAPAQARPTVFRWTGGGKEVYLSGSFNNWSKLPLTRSHNNFVAILDLPEGEHQYKFFVDGQWTHDPSEPIVTSQLGTVNNIIQVKKTDFEVFDALMVDSQKCSDVSELSSSPPGPYHQEPYVSKPEERFKAPPILPPHLLQVILNKDTGISCDPALLPEPNHVMLNHLYALSIKDGVMVLSATHRYKKKYVTTLLYKPI